GGCTTCAGGACTCGGGCAACATTCTGCAGTTGAAGCTCTTCCGCGAGGCTCTGAGCTTGGAGGAGCAACCGGAGGTGGGGCAGGAGAAGCTGCGTCTGCGTTTGCAACCAGTAGATCCAAAGACTCTAGCGCCCATCCTAAGTTCGGCACGTGCCAATGTGGAGTACGTGCGAATGGCGTACGGTGACAGTAAGCTGCGGGTGCAGCCGGAGTACGGAGTGCCCTACGCCACCGGTGACATCCTCATGTTCCATGTGAACCTGGAACAGCTGGATCGAGTGGCCTATCTGGTGGAAGTTTATGCCGAACAACCGGATGAGGACCTGGTCCGTCTCCTAGGATACTCGCACCTGCTGCACACCTCGTTCTCCGGCACTGAAGGCGATGTGTCCATCGACCTTATTTCGCCGCTCTGGCAGCGCGTGGTGGGTCAACTGCGTATTGAGTACCTGCACATTCGGCCCATGGAGAAGGATGGCTTCGATCTGCGCACCAGCTTCGCCAACTACTGGCGCTCCAATTGGACAGCCCTGGAGATTGGCCATCGGGGATTGGGAAAATCTCTTACGGTCACCACGAATGCGGCTCCGCTTATCGAGAACACGGTGGCCACCATGCTGGCCTCCTCTGAATTGGGCGCTGATCTCGTGGAGTTTGATGTGCAGCTGACCAGCGACCTGGTGCCCATCATCCACCATGATTTTTCCATTCGCGTCTGCATTGACTCGAAGACCCCAACGAGCAAAGATGATTTGACCGAGGTGCTGCTAAAGGACATATCCTATGAGCAGCTCAAGGATCTGAAAACCTACCAGATCGTGGGCAACAAGATTGTCGAGTATCCGGCGCACAACAACGTGGAACCGCCGGAGCAGCGACTTTTCCCCACACTGCAGGACTTCTTTGAGCGGGTGAACCTGTCCACCGGATTCGACATCGAGATCAAGTGGCCACAGCAGAGGGCCGATGGACTGTTTGAGAGCGAACAGACGCTGGACAAGAACCTGTTCGCGGATCGCATTCTGGCTGTGGTGCGACGACATGGCTGCGGTCGACTCAATGTGATCAAGAGCTTCGACGCGGACTTATGCTCCCTGCTGCGCTTCAAGCAGCACATGTACCCGGTGCTCTTCCTCTCCAGCAGCAAGGAGAACGTCTTCAACGATCCCCGCACCAGCACCGTGGAGCAGAGCGTCAACTTTGCCCAGGCCTTCGATCTGGGCGGCGTGTCACCCAACGCCGTGTTCGTCAAGGCGGATCCGGGTTTGGTGCAACGGGCAAAGGCACAGGTGCCCATTGTCCTGCTCTGGGGCTCGGACCTCAAGGATCGGGAGTCCATCGACTGGTTCCTGCAGCAGGGACCCACTGGAGTCATCTACGATCGACTCGACCTCTGGCTGGGCGCCAACAGGACGAGTGCGTTCGAGGCGGAGCAGGATCTGCCGGGCTACTT
The sequence above is drawn from the Drosophila melanogaster chromosome 2R genome and encodes:
- the CG9394 gene encoding uncharacterized protein, isoform B; this encodes MSVSWSKTFAAFTVAWLSALCLLPVETFCDTSYYEKYYAARRYVPLKRNAPLVFNFTLTLPDADQLASFERPALVGNLPVLGAWQAGRAVLLNRTAILNVWSASVEIPQNSSVEYRYFAAAVGQSGAVQIRRWESHVQARTFNTTKFSGNRSDEFGLIGNERQLSRGWLQDSGNILQLKLFREALSLEEQPEVGQEKLRLRLQPVDPKTLAPILSSARANVEYVRMAYGDSKLRVQPEYGVPYATGDILMFHVNLEQLDRVAYLVEVYAEQPDEDLVRLLGYSHLLHTSFSGTEGDVSIDLISPLWQRVVGQLRIEYLHIRPMEKDGFDLRTSFANYWRSNWTALEIGHRGLGKSLTVTTNAAPLIENTVATMLASSELGADLVEFDVQLTSDLVPIIHHDFSIRVCIDSKTPTSKDDLTEVLLKDISYEQLKDLKTYQIVGNKIVEYPAHNNVEPPEQRLFPTLQDFFERVNLSTGFDIEIKWPQQRADGLFESEQTLDKNLFADRILAVVRRHGCGRLNVIKSFDADLCSLLRFKQHMYPVLFLSSSKENVFNDPRTSTVEQSVNFAQAFDLGGVSPNAVFVKADPGLVQRAKAQVPIVLLWGSDLKDRESIDWFLQQGPTGVIYDRLDLWLGANRTSAFEAEQDLPGYFQLQCDPAPKEREVNSTIESILSNVNFL